From the Gemmatimonadaceae bacterium genome, one window contains:
- a CDS encoding PadR family transcriptional regulator, with protein sequence MSDANVEVLRGTLDLLILKAVSWRATHGYAVARWIEQATGDVLQIEEGSLYPALHRLEARGWISAEWGASENNRRAKFYTLTPKGRSQLRVEAATWTRFAHAVFAALEAPPEPN encoded by the coding sequence ATGTCCGACGCCAACGTCGAGGTTTTGCGCGGGACGCTCGACCTCCTCATCCTCAAAGCCGTGAGTTGGCGGGCGACGCACGGCTACGCGGTCGCCCGCTGGATCGAACAGGCCACGGGCGACGTGCTTCAGATCGAAGAAGGCTCCCTCTATCCCGCGCTCCACCGCCTCGAGGCCCGAGGCTGGATCTCCGCCGAATGGGGTGCATCGGAGAACAACCGCCGGGCAAAATTCTACACGCTCACGCCGAAAGGCCGGTCACAGCTTCGCGTCGAAGCGGCAACGTGGACCCGCTTCGCCCACGCCGTTTTCGCCGCGCTCGAAGCGCCACCCGAGCCCAATTGA